A segment of the Lycium ferocissimum isolate CSIRO_LF1 chromosome 5, AGI_CSIRO_Lferr_CH_V1, whole genome shotgun sequence genome:
gagatatacacatttcataccattctcatacataaGATTTTGAGCGTAATATTTAAGCCTTGattgagatatacacatttcatatgtttttcatacacaaaatttgaacgaactttttaagccttgagtaagatatacacatttcatacacaaaaatttaagcgattattttaagtcttgaatgttgaatcaaagttgtatacaatgttgttgtagttgtattaattttacagaaatctaacatgaactttatacatgaaaatgtgagcgaaattttaagccttgagcgcgatacaaatttcataccattttcatacacacaattttgagcaaattttttaagccttgtacgagatatacacatttcatgtatttttcataccgttttcatacactaaatttgagcgaactttttaagccttgaatgagatatacacatttcatacataaatttttgagcgatttttttttaagtaaataaataatttttttaaataaaattaatttttttttaaaaaaaattaaaaatgaaaaagtattttttgttaaaaaagcatgttttgtgtagggtttgtaatgttatattttgtaaatagaaaactatcatcacgtttagtaaatatttcttttatatatatatatatatatatatatatatatatatacacgtactTTATACCCTTATATATACAGAGACATCTGAGTTAAACTTATTATAAGAGAGAACTTTATGAATAATGGAATGCTATTATATAATGTGACAATTATACTCTGATCTGTATAATTTCGCATGGAAGTGTCTGCTGCTTAAATAACACAATCAATCAACTTTACTATTGTTCCAAACTAGTGCTGGGTAAAGTTATAATTCTCTTGTGCTGGGTGAGATCAGTTATATGAATTCTCGTCCAGTGTCCATTCTGTCATTTAATGCTACACTTTGGGTAGATGTAACATGTGTTTAGGTGAAATGTGTAGATGTGTATTTGTAATTTATACATGATTATCGATGGTAGAAAtccttaggggtcgtttggtagttggttagagttatgcaggcATTAACAACACATGGATGAGAATCTATGtactattattttatgcagggtttaattattcatgtattagttattccatcttctatcctgcataaaataatacatacatcttctatcctgcataaaataatacatacatTCTTTCATGACTTATAAGTGTATTAGTTATGCGAGTTTCTAATTGCAAACAAACACTGTATTAGTTGTGTTGAATTTACAAAAGAATGCTACCAAACATGATTGTATTAATTATGCACGATTTAATACACGAGTAACTTAGCTCCTGACCAGCAACCAAACAACCCGTTTAGTGAATGCAGCTAGCAGTAATTTGGTGGATGCAGCTAGCAGTCAGCTTGTACCACTATTGAATATGAATCATCAATGGACTTTAGTGGCGAGTAGATAATCTGTTAGCATGTCTGAAGTCCTGATGAGTTACTAAACACATGTATGAAGATGTGATACTTGAAAAATGAACCATCATGATACTagtaatcataaatcataattataTTGCTAGTGCACAGATTATTAATCATAATAATTACTATGTTATCAAGTTCTGTCAAAAGGCAAGGGAACAGCGTTGGCGTTACGTTGGGTAGGCAGAATTCCTAGAGAGAATTCAAATAATGTGGTTATAATATCAAGAAACTATAGGGAATTGTAAACAGATCTCTGGTTACCCATAGGAGTAGATTTAATATATTAGATTGGTGGTAAAGTGATAATGATGCAATTATGGTGCTTTCTTGCACCAGTATCAATGTAGGAATTGTGCGGGTCCTGGTTAGaacatatactccctccggataaaaaaaagagtcaacTTAATCATTTGCACACCTCTGAAAAAATTACTcccttcaagaaaaaaataatgtaaattGACTAAATTACCTCTAATTAAATAAGCATTgaaatttgatcacataacacttaataggagcaaatctgaaaagataagctaaattgtttcttgatttaataagtggactcttttcttaacccaagaaaaaaaagctaagtgGATCCTTTTTTTGATCCAGAGGGAGTAATTGAGTACAGTAGTAATACAATCAGACATCTCTATAACAATCATCTACTATAACACcatttcactataacaatcATGTCTTGTGtggaaccgatttttcatgttatgttaaaTTATATGTTCTTTGTAACATCTCGTTATAACAATGGAAAAATATAAGAACAAACAATGCTGTTATAAAGAAGTTTTGACCGTACGTAGTGGAATAAAATACAGTACATAAAAAAAGAGGACCATCACTCATTATTGGGTTATGTACACATTCTTTACTCTAAGAGCCAGTTTTCAACCTTCAAGCTTTACTTTAAAGAAACCCAAACCTGCAAAGAACTTCTGTAGAGTTTTTTTACCCCATTGTATATCACTTTTAAAGACATTCTCTTCCATGGGCTTTCCATTGGACCATTCTCCTCCTCCTTCAACTAATTCAAACTTTTCTATATCTTCATCCCCTCTTGTTACATCTTGCTGCACATTAAGCATCATCATTTCTGGTGTTTCTATATGATGTGTTAAGTCGGTCGCTACCTCTTCGTTTGAACTCAACTGGATATGTAAAAGTCACAGCACATCAGAATagataaataaagaaatattacAATCAACAATTGGAACTTTACATGAGCTATGTAATGTCTTTGAGAACTATAAAGTAAAGTCTCATACAACATTTTAGGAAGACAAAAGGCCTTTAAGTACAGAGGCAGATTTAAGATTTAAATTCAATAGGTTCAACTTTTAAGTTTTTTGGATTGAATTCACGGTAGTGTTAAAATTATGGgttcaaatataatatttattgaGATTTAATAGATTTTTACGTATATATCTATACTCCATGTCGCAAGTTAAGGGTTTAGATGAACGCGTAGCCGAAAGGCTATTTCACCCCTGTTTAAGTAGGCACGCAATGGGGTTACAATTTTTCATCTTTGTGTGTCTCAATAGTTTATTTGGATTTTGATTGTTTAAATGCCAACTTTCTTGTGTTCTACGAGCATCCATTGTTACAATGTGATCAAGAGATTCTGCTATTCTCAGTTTTTCCTGAGTTAGAATTTAGAGAATGGAAATATTTGTTCATTCCTGGTAATTCAAGCACATCAAACACAAATGACTAAATATCAATTGGTAGAACATCTCTATATCATTGTAGTAGACCTCATTTATTATAAAGAAAAAACTGAGAGGAACTACATTTGCTAAAAGAAACTTCTTCCTCCAAACAGGTCTTTGTTAAAGAAAGAGTCTTTTAAGTGGTGTTAAGCAGTTACCTCTGTCACATTGAACTCCTCCGATTTCGATCCAACTGAatcctcaacaacaacaattttgtCCATGTGAACTTCATCCAACAACACATTTAACCCCTCACTATATGATCCAAGTGAGCTCTCAGCAACAACTTTGTCCGTGTGAACCTCTGAGGTCAAAACTTTGGTTAAGCCAGGAACCAAGACAGGAACTTTTTCGTCCTCAACTAAgatggactctttttttgagcTTAAGACTTGATCATGAAATGCCATTCCATTTTTCCCAATAGCTTTTGCTTCCATTGTTGTGTCCTCATTTCGATCAGTGTTCACATCCTCTTTTACTTCAGTAATGTTTTCGGCAACTATAGCTAAAACATCATTAGTTTTTTCCTCATTTGCATCATCTTCTACGTTTACAACTGTTGGTGGAACCAGATTCTCAACTATTAAAGTTTCTGCACTAACACCAGGTTCCTCTTCAACAATTGTTTGCAGCTCAGCATTATCCCAATCGTCAGTAACAGTTATAGTGTTCTTCGTTTCCCATGTTTGAAGAATTCGATCAGGGCCTTCTTGCCACACGATACTCTCATCATCTACTTTCATAATGAACTTGTAGCTGATAGTTTTTCCACTTGGCATATCCTAAGATAGTCCATAAAATAAGAATATCGTTAAGTTAAAGAAAGATTATCCATAATTAAGATTGATTAGCAACATGTTCTTACCAACTCGACGTTCCAGACATGTCCTTCTGACCATTCAAGTGGCACTGCATTTGATGGATCCCATGAACCAAGCATTGGATCATCGCCTACTATGTGGAAATGCTGACCAAAGGAGCATTCCTTATTCAATTGGAATTTTACGCGAACTAGTTCGGGTTGATCTGGAACGAAAACAACAGTACAGAGTGATAAGTATGTGTTATTACACTAAAAATAACTCCTACACCTAGGAAACTGTCACAGCAGGAATGACTTACTTGTATCAGTTGTCTCTGTTTCTTCACTCTGAGTATCTATCTGCATGAGTTAAAAGTTGGACATCAATTATAATGGTTAGCTTTGTTTAAGACAATAATGTTTCATCCAGTAGTGTAGAATATGTCATTTCTATATGCACAGAAGATTCACTATAATTGTGTCCTAGATTCACTATAATATGTCATTTCTATATACAGTCAAACTTCTCTATAACGGTGTCGTTTGTCTGAATATAATTTGGCTGCTATAGCAAAttgctgttatagagaacatataataaaacataacatgaaaagtcGGTTCCAATAAAACTTGACCGTTATAatgaaatgttattatagatgatGGTTGTTATAGAAAGATCTGCCTGTAGCTATTTACATTAGTGGAACATGAAAACAGCCAAGTTTATGGACAATGGTATCATGTTTTGGCTAAAAATCATCACAATCAAAACCATCCAACTTTTAACTATTTATCAATTATTCTCAGCTATAACTAACTTCACTTTGAGGTGAACAATTTTAACTCTACATGTTCTGCATCATATTGCAAGCTAACAGCAAATATTCATAtttcaacaaaagaaaattaaataaaaaaattaagggtACACTAGAAAgatgacaattttttttcctaagtAAAACTTTTTAGTACTTATATCAATCCCAAATGGAATTGAAACTAAATAGTACTACTATACAATAAGGGAAAGTAATATACACCTGAGAGTCAGAAGTACAAGAAATAGGCTGAATTATTTTGTGCTGAACAGAAAATGAGTTGATGTGAATAATCTTGGAGCTTGATAATCCAAGAAAgcaaatttctgattttttattAAGACCAAAAACATCCTTAGAACACAAAGATAAACCTCTGTGTTTATCTAAAACCTTATCCAAACAAACCCCTTTTAATGATGACCCTGTTAATGACTCCATAACTAAAATTTGAAGCTTTTTCCCAAACTGGGGTTCAAGAAAAAACAGAGAGAAGAAAATGTGTATGATGACTGTTTTTTTTCACCAGACTTACACtgttgtgtatgtgtgtggAAAAGAGATTGGTGGCTATCAGGGAGTGGAAATGGGgttaattttataaaagagTGTGAGAGTGTGGGGTCCAGTGAAAACAGTGCCACGGATCAAGTACCAGCTGTCTTCAACGCACAAGAATTGAATCTTTAGCGTTGATTCCTCATGGTCATTCAAGTTAAGAaaattttctataaaaattaattttattttatttagaataataaaatcacttaaatattattatttttttaaaaaaatatctaaatACTTCAAaagtctctttctttcttaattgacatatcatatcactaaaggctcattttttttattttataatagatatatttaactcatcaaactcatttaactaaattcatattttataacCAATTAAATATGACATGATTAGTGATAAAAGAAtcaaatcatactttctatTAATCcactttttttaaatcttttttttttaatctcgattcaaaatatattatctttcaatttaaattaaaattcaagtGATTTAATctttctattcaaattcaagttttttcaaatatcatatttttttccacattaaacaacatattCTTTCCACCTTAAAATAGAACCACACATATAATACAAAGATTAAATTCGTATcggaataaattttaaaaaaatctaattaaatcatatatttaaaaaaataaatttagtgtaaatttttcctctttatttttagttatttgTTCTTATATATGTGGTTTGTAATTTTTGGCAGTAGTTTGTAATTTTTGGCATTTCCATCTCCAAACCATTGAggtctttttatttctcatgcAAAAATGTATAGAATTTTCACTACTATAATAcgttattttatgaaattatatattactcttattttttattttgaaatattatacTATTAGTCTTAtatgaaatataatttattcttaatttatttcatcTTATGATATAGATATTCCAACTTGTCATGTTAATATCTACCAATATATTAAACAAAAGCTCTAAAGTAactcaaattcaattttttttaaaaaaaaaaaaaaaattatctacaGATTTAAAAAATTCATCTTTCAATTCTAATTCATTTAGATTGCATGATAGTTTGTTCCTTTGTCGCTTTTTAACCGAGTCATATTTGATTGGATATAAAATATGAACTTGATTAAATGggtttgatgagttaaatatgtctagtagttaaaaaaaaaaagggctttAGTGATATGGCATGTCAACCAGGAGAGAAGGATGCGTTTGAAGTTTTTAGGTactttttgaggaaaatagtgataCTTGAATGACTTTATTGTcctaaatgaaacaaaagtgaCTTTTGTAGAAAATTTCCTAAACTTGAGTGACCATACAAGGCATTAACTCACGTTAATTGGAATCTAAGTATGTATTCattcgtctcaaattatctgctGTGCTTCATTTTTATATGTCCCTTAAGTagtggcggattcaggattttaaCGGGattcagaaaataaaaatatagtgaCTGAGATTTGAATTTGAATCACAAGGTGAATTTTAAACCTCCTAAACTACTGAATCAACTTCTTATCTTGTGTTCAGAGTATTCAAAATTTACATATgtacatgaaaaataagaaaatattttatatatgcgGTATAATTATTTGGTTGAGAGTGTTCACCCGACCCTAGATCCTCCCTGCCCTTAAGTACTATTAATCAGGAGAGGTTTTtaactattttacccttcatttGTATTTGCACAATCATATCGTCACCCCATAATTGAGGTGTttgtagttttaaaaaataatggtAAATGAAACAAAATAATTAGTTGCACCTTTAACTTATAAAACGAGAATAATTTGATACAATTATATTTAGAAAGCACAACACGAAATTTGAGCCGAGGGAGTAATaaaaatttctccttttttctatttcttgGAAGTGCGAATTAATTAAGGTAACGCACAGCTTACGTTCTTACCcactaaattatttttctgaaaaaaggCCCTGACTTTTAATGCTCCACATATCTGATATTTCTCGTGATGTACAATTTTTGGGTCACATTATGGACCTACTGTGGACCAGTGAAAGTTTGTCCTTGCATCTTCATTTTGGATAgcactttttcttattttttctaagtTAAATTTGTTGAATTGGACTCATGAATCGTGCAATatataagagaaaaaaagatCCTTTGACCCGGGGTTTGAATATGTACTTGCATGGGTGGACTGACTTGCCTCTTTTCTGATTCCCCTTGCTGACTTTCAGCAACTAGTCCGTGCTTTAGATTAGTAACTGAGTTCGGTGTTTTAATGTTTACATAACTAGAAACACCGAACCAAATCTAAAAAACTTAATATTCGATTGAACTTTCAATTTCGGTTTTCAGAtattaaaaatgacaaaatgaaTTCGGTAAATAGACATTcggttttttaaattaaatgttTTCACAATGACCCCAAAGGTTAGTAAATTGCAtaagatggaaaaaaaatcatctaaaaGTGAAACTTAATAGtgatataatatataaatatatgtttaaATTAGGAAATTTGTTATTGTCAGGCATATCTCAAGTATTCTCCAACCAATGATTAGAGAAGTTTATTCTTAGATTTCTTTCACACGTTTTCTAATGCAGTAATGTTTGCCATTAACTTTATCGGGctaagtataaaaattaattattaacaTTCTTTTTATAAGAAGGAAATGTCAAGTGGATGTGGGTGTCTTTGAAagcaataagaatcataactaaTTTAGATAAGGTGTCAGCATTTTTAACAACACACATGAGAATActaatgatacattttttttccttcaagcACCACTACACATGAGAATACTAATGAGAGTTGAACCGCTGGGGTTGGGTTATTTTCGTTTGATACAAAAgatgaaaagaatgaataaGTGGCTTGGGTTAGTTTCGTTTGGGCTTAAATTAAATAGGGCATGGGCTTGGACTATTAATAATTTTGGGCTAAGACATAATATTTCGGTTTAAACcgaaaaccaaaataaaacccGAATACTAAACCCGAACACCGAACCGCAacttataattttttgaaaagtgaAACCGAACCCGAAccgaaaacttttttttaaaaaaaaaaccgaaaaaccgaattaattcggttggTCAGGTTTTGGGAACTTTACAATATTTGTGCCCAGCCCTACTGGGTGGACTGACTTGCCTCTTTTCTGATTCCCCTTGCTGACTTTCAGCAATTAGTCCGTGCTTTAGATTAGTAAGTTttgaatttaatatttatacataatttGTGAATTTCTTAACATATATATTGAATTTGAGCCAAAGCCTACTTTCTACCCTTGTGGAAAATAAGGGTTTACTCGCTTCATATGTAGATCGGTCAAATTCGTACTTCACTTCCAATTCCCTGCTCAACAGTCTGTCGAGAATGGCGGATCAGCATTTTATTCGGAGTGGAGTTCGGAAAATAAAATGGaactttttaatataatttattcgggtgttcaaaagttaatatatgcacataaacacaagaaaatttatcctatatatatatagttttgtaattttttaaccGATATATATTGGGTGAACACATCGCCGAACCCTCGTGGAAAATAAGGGTTTACCCTCTTTAGATCCGCCCCTGAGTCCAATCATAGAGATGTTaatttttaacttaaaattggTTTTGAGAATATTAAATTAACTTTTGAAGACTTGAGGTTCTACCAAAACTATGAATAGAGCTAGCAATCCGGACTTTATCAAAAAGGTGATTTGAACCTGAAGGCGGAGCTAGTAAGGGGTAAGAGGGATCAGTTGAATCATTCTCAAAACACTATACTATGCAAAATAGGTAAAACTAAatctttttgtatatataaacttttgaatTCCTTCGCATAAGAGATAATTCTAGTGTCTAGGCAGACGAAGTTCAAGAATTGCTTTAGGTCATAAGTTGAAATTCCAACTACGACATTCTAGGTTTTCTATTTTTGAatttccttatattaattcCTGATTCTGCTGCTGAAGTCATTAGGACTATAACTACATCTGCAATCTCAAGAATCAGTGCAATATCTCCTTGACACGATCATGCAAAGTGATTTGAACATGCTTGTGAATATTTAGCCTCTCGTTAAACCTATGAACTACTCCAGTAACATTATGCCATTACTGTAAGCATTTCCAGCACTTGTTAATTATAGTACATGTTTAGCACCACAAGTTAACTTTCTTTAGGTTATTGAAGCTAAATATAAAGTACTATACCTTTTTTATACGCTAAGATCAGCTGGTGCATGGGAGATAACGTATCAAGCTATTTAGTGTCACCAATTCAAAGTCACTAACATGGGCGTATCATGTCTTcaccaaatttgataacttttcTTTCATTAGCATGGCAAAATTTGAACAGAATGAATCAGTCTCCGGAGACGTTAGCTAGCTTGCCTTGATTAATGAGTTTGGCATCACTATATGCCTCAAATCAATCAAAAACtctgttgatttcatttatccCATTTCATCTATTTGGGTGAGAGGAAGGTCATGAGGCACCTAATTATCCAGGCTTCTATGTATGTTCAGTCCAGTGGTGTTGCGACATAGACTGAAAGGTGGTCAGTTGACACCATTTGTCGGATAATGCTACTgtgtatatatagaaaataatattgtatatataggtcaaaaattacttatatatatatattaaatgcTGAATACCCTTTGTGAAATAGCTTGACCACTGAATCCAATGAATGGTAGCTAGGTCGATTAGCAAGCAATCTTTTAACTCAGTGAACTCTTGTAACTCCCTT
Coding sequences within it:
- the LOC132056997 gene encoding uncharacterized protein LOC132056997, yielding MESLTGSSLKGVCLDKVLDKHRGLSLCSKDVFGLNKKSEICFLGLSSSKIIHINSFSVQHKIIQPISCTSDSQIDTQSEETETTDTNQPELVRVKFQLNKECSFGQHFHIVGDDPMLGSWDPSNAVPLEWSEGHVWNVELDMPSGKTISYKFIMKVDDESIVWQEGPDRILQTWETKNTITVTDDWDNAELQTIVEEEPGVSAETLIVENLVPPTVVNVEDDANEEKTNDVLAIVAENITEVKEDVNTDRNEDTTMEAKAIGKNGMAFHDQVLSSKKESILVEDEKVPVLVPGLTKVLTSEVHTDKVVAESSLGSYSEGLNVLLDEVHMDKIVVVEDSVGSKSEEFNVTELSSNEEVATDLTHHIETPEMMMLNVQQDVTRGDEDIEKFELVEGGGEWSNGKPMEENVFKSDIQWGKKTLQKFFAGLGFFKVKLEG